Proteins encoded within one genomic window of Jiangella mangrovi:
- a CDS encoding ABC transporter substrate-binding protein translates to MARRPLALLALALAGALAIGACSGGSDDGAPAAGDGAPAAGDGPEGTLVVAAAEEPETLDFMASTQGNVHFRTINVVETLFAFDDEWAPQPLLADTVEASPDLTTYTITLRNVKLHNGDPLTSADVVASLERWMEVDGRAAGWMTGLESLEATDDTTVVFTFSVPKPLLPSYLATTTTGIIAASAAEAAGTGVLEPEQLIGTGPFMIDHWESGVELVLKAFPDYVPPEGEPSGHAGAREAGVEEIVYRPVLDESARLAGLQTGEFNYVESLPLDQLDIIESTDGVEVTPRIVGSVAAYLNTQDPVIGDPAMRRALLVALNMDEIAASLGPDELWELSPAIPSSGTRFASDAGTDDWNAGDPDRARSMAEQAGYDGEPLVVITTSTPATYRMAILLEEQLEKAGFTVEPQLMETAAMQERRSQPDGWHIAMGQINNVPDATQLSALSCGNTVGAYCSEEMNGLVSAFSSATSDSDLTAAHDAIQELFYQDLPYIKGPEVSDLNATYHLADFDPTKLNVPHLWNARLTQ, encoded by the coding sequence ATGGCTCGACGACCACTGGCCCTGCTCGCCCTCGCCCTCGCCGGCGCGCTGGCCATCGGCGCGTGTTCCGGCGGCTCCGACGACGGCGCACCGGCGGCCGGGGACGGCGCTCCGGCGGCCGGGGACGGGCCCGAGGGGACGCTCGTGGTCGCCGCCGCCGAGGAGCCCGAGACGCTGGACTTCATGGCCAGCACCCAGGGCAACGTCCACTTCCGGACCATCAACGTCGTCGAGACGCTCTTCGCCTTCGACGACGAGTGGGCGCCGCAGCCGCTACTGGCCGACACCGTCGAGGCCTCGCCCGACCTGACGACCTACACCATCACGCTGCGCAACGTGAAGCTGCACAACGGCGACCCGCTGACCTCCGCCGACGTCGTCGCCTCGCTCGAGCGGTGGATGGAGGTCGACGGGCGCGCCGCCGGGTGGATGACCGGCCTCGAGAGCCTGGAGGCGACGGACGACACCACCGTCGTCTTCACGTTCAGCGTGCCCAAGCCGCTGCTGCCGTCGTACCTGGCGACCACTACGACGGGGATCATCGCGGCGAGCGCCGCCGAGGCCGCCGGGACCGGGGTCCTGGAGCCGGAGCAGCTCATCGGCACCGGGCCGTTCATGATCGATCACTGGGAGTCCGGCGTCGAGCTGGTGCTGAAGGCGTTCCCCGACTACGTCCCTCCCGAGGGCGAGCCGTCCGGCCACGCCGGGGCGCGCGAGGCCGGCGTCGAGGAGATCGTCTACCGGCCGGTGCTGGACGAGAGCGCGCGGCTCGCGGGCCTGCAGACCGGCGAGTTCAACTACGTCGAGTCGCTGCCGCTGGACCAGCTGGACATCATCGAGTCGACCGACGGCGTCGAGGTGACGCCGCGGATCGTGGGCAGCGTCGCTGCCTACCTCAACACCCAGGACCCCGTCATCGGCGATCCGGCGATGCGCCGTGCGCTGCTGGTCGCGCTGAACATGGACGAGATCGCGGCGTCCCTCGGTCCGGACGAGCTGTGGGAGCTGTCGCCGGCGATCCCCTCGTCGGGCACCCGGTTCGCCAGCGACGCCGGCACCGACGACTGGAACGCCGGCGACCCGGACCGGGCGCGGTCGATGGCCGAACAGGCCGGCTACGACGGCGAGCCGCTGGTCGTCATCACGACGTCCACGCCCGCGACCTACCGGATGGCGATCCTCCTCGAGGAGCAGCTGGAGAAGGCCGGCTTCACGGTAGAGCCGCAGCTCATGGAGACCGCGGCGATGCAGGAACGACGCAGTCAGCCCGACGGCTGGCACATCGCGATGGGCCAGATCAACAACGTCCCGGACGCCACGCAGCTGAGCGCGCTGTCGTGCGGGAACACGGTCGGCGCCTACTGCTCGGAGGAGATGAACGGCCTCGTCAGCGCGTTCTCGTCGGCGACCTCGGACTCCGACCTGACCGCGGCGCACGATGCGATCCAGGAGCTCTTCTACCAGGACCTCCCGTACATCAAGGGTCCCGAGGTCTCCGATCTCAACGCGACGTACCACCTGGCGGACTTCGATCCGACCAAGCTCAACGTCCCGCACCTGTGGAACGCACGCCTCACCCAGTAG
- a CDS encoding ABC transporter ATP-binding protein — MPARHTPTPRLSVDGLSVTYRGSRPNPAVTGVSFSIGVGESLAIVGESGSGKSSVARSLGGLLQGKADVSWESMAIDDTRFVPGDVEAGVGGVAGRLLSYVFQEPKAYLNPSLRIGGQLCEILGIHLKLGRREAEREAVELLDHVGIPDAARRMNDYPHQLSGGLAQRVAIAMAIAPRPAVLVADEPTSSLDVTVAARVVALLRRLQRDRGMALLHITHNLYLAARSSDRVAVMYAGEFVEVGTAADVLRNGAMPYTRGLLAAAPAADGRTRMRPIPGSPPDMREPSTGCRFAPRCAHVHAGCAHDVGLRTVADGHHVRCTLVEG; from the coding sequence ATGCCCGCGAGGCACACACCCACGCCGCGGCTGTCCGTCGACGGCCTGTCGGTGACCTACCGGGGCAGCCGGCCCAATCCCGCGGTCACCGGCGTGTCCTTCTCGATCGGCGTCGGCGAGAGCCTCGCCATCGTCGGCGAGTCCGGAAGCGGCAAGTCGAGCGTCGCGCGCAGCCTCGGTGGCCTGCTCCAGGGCAAGGCCGACGTGAGCTGGGAGTCGATGGCGATCGACGACACGCGCTTCGTCCCCGGCGACGTCGAGGCCGGCGTCGGCGGCGTGGCGGGGCGGCTGCTCAGCTACGTCTTCCAGGAGCCCAAGGCCTACCTCAACCCGAGCCTGCGCATCGGCGGGCAGCTCTGCGAGATCCTCGGCATCCACCTGAAGCTCGGCCGCCGCGAGGCCGAGCGCGAGGCGGTCGAACTGCTCGACCACGTCGGCATCCCGGACGCGGCGCGCCGGATGAACGACTACCCCCATCAGCTCTCGGGCGGCCTGGCCCAGCGCGTCGCGATCGCGATGGCGATCGCTCCTCGCCCGGCCGTGCTCGTCGCCGACGAGCCGACCTCGTCCCTCGACGTGACGGTCGCGGCGCGGGTGGTCGCGCTGCTCCGCCGGCTGCAGCGCGATCGCGGCATGGCGCTGCTGCACATCACCCACAACCTCTATCTGGCGGCACGCTCGTCCGACCGCGTCGCCGTCATGTACGCGGGCGAGTTCGTGGAGGTCGGAACCGCGGCGGACGTCCTGCGCAACGGGGCCATGCCCTACACGCGCGGCCTGCTCGCGGCCGCGCCCGCCGCGGACGGGCGGACACGGATGCGCCCGATCCCGGGATCGCCGCCCGACATGCGCGAGCCCAGCACCGGCTGCCGATTCGCTCCCCGCTGCGCCCACGTCCACGCCGGTTGCGCACACGACGTCGGCCTGCGCACCGTGGCCGACGGTCACCACGTGCGCTGCACTCTGGTGGAGGGCTGA
- a CDS encoding cation-translocating P-type ATPase: protein MPPSARTADAVVDAPWSLPPAEVLAAVGSRPTGLTADEAERRLERFGPNRLAPPTRTPWWRRVLAQFDDTLIYILLVAAAFKAVLADWVDFAVILGVAVINAAIGLVQEGRAERALDAIKNMLSVRAHVVRSGTVIDVDADQLVPGDVVRVRPGDRVPADVRLLESTGLQAEESALTGESVPAAKDVHEVRADAGLGDRHGMLYSGTLIVAGTGTGVVVASGQDTEIGKVQTMISQVEGVDTPLTRSLDSLGKKLAVVILVMALVMIVIGRVLHEFEVPDLVSAAIGFAVAAVPEGLPALVTITLALGVQQMARRRAITRKLPSVETLGAVTTICSDKTGTLTRNEMTARMVRTGGARFEVSGLGYAPVGEVTLGGDVVTVADRPDLARLIEDMSICNDATVVEDGSQWRLVGEPTEGALSVLGPKAGFAADGWRRVAEVPFDPATKYMGVLASDPGGTLRVLVKGAPDRVLERCGSQTGPTGDPEPLDREFWESQIDEIGADGLRVLAAAHARPVPGTSTLTHADLDGGLELAGLVGIVDPPRPEAVDAITVCRTAGVRVKMITGDHAGTALAIGREMGIAAQDTNRVLSGADLEAMSAETLRATVRDVDIYARTSPEHKLRIVAALQAHGEVVAMTGDGVNDAPALTRADVGVAMGIKGTEATKEAADIVLADDNFATIERAVEEGRRIYDNVRRSLLFLLPTNGAQSLVILIAVLFGLTLPLQPVQVLWINMVTSVTLGLALANERAEHDIMSRPPRRARESIVPLASLGRIAVVAALIGSAAMGVFYYEHARGVPLAEAQTTAVTMLALGQLAYLFNCRFLDRSSLTPAVLRGNRAVWWSAGAMIGLQLLFCYAPFAHTWFGSAPIGPREWAMTAVLAVMIFLLTEAAKAITRSRTRTATELSPKTSNI, encoded by the coding sequence ATGCCCCCGTCAGCCCGCACGGCCGACGCCGTCGTCGACGCGCCGTGGTCGCTCCCGCCGGCCGAGGTGCTCGCGGCCGTGGGAAGCCGGCCGACCGGCCTGACCGCCGACGAGGCGGAACGGCGTCTCGAGCGCTTCGGCCCGAACCGGCTGGCGCCACCGACACGGACACCGTGGTGGCGGCGGGTGCTCGCCCAGTTCGACGACACCCTGATCTACATCCTGCTGGTCGCCGCGGCGTTCAAGGCCGTCCTAGCCGACTGGGTCGACTTCGCCGTCATCCTGGGCGTCGCGGTGATCAACGCGGCCATCGGCCTCGTTCAGGAGGGACGGGCGGAGCGCGCCCTCGACGCGATCAAGAACATGCTGTCCGTCCGCGCCCACGTCGTGCGCTCCGGCACCGTGATCGACGTCGACGCGGATCAGCTGGTGCCGGGGGACGTCGTCCGGGTGCGTCCGGGGGACCGGGTGCCCGCCGACGTGAGGCTGCTCGAGTCGACCGGCCTGCAGGCGGAGGAGTCGGCGCTCACCGGGGAGTCGGTTCCGGCGGCGAAGGACGTGCACGAGGTTCGGGCCGATGCGGGTCTGGGCGACCGCCACGGCATGCTGTACTCAGGGACGCTGATCGTCGCGGGCACCGGGACCGGGGTGGTGGTCGCCTCCGGGCAGGACACCGAGATCGGCAAGGTCCAGACGATGATCTCGCAGGTCGAGGGCGTCGACACGCCGCTCACCCGGTCGCTGGACTCGCTCGGGAAGAAGCTCGCGGTCGTGATCCTGGTCATGGCCCTCGTGATGATCGTGATCGGTCGCGTCCTCCACGAGTTCGAGGTTCCCGACCTGGTCAGCGCCGCGATCGGGTTCGCGGTCGCCGCGGTGCCGGAGGGACTCCCGGCCCTGGTGACGATCACGCTCGCGCTGGGCGTGCAGCAGATGGCCCGCCGGCGGGCGATCACCCGCAAGCTTCCGTCGGTCGAGACCTTGGGCGCCGTCACCACGATCTGCTCGGACAAGACCGGCACCCTGACCAGGAACGAGATGACGGCGCGGATGGTGCGCACCGGCGGCGCCCGGTTCGAGGTCAGCGGACTGGGCTACGCGCCCGTCGGCGAGGTCACCCTCGGGGGCGACGTCGTCACCGTCGCCGACCGGCCCGATCTGGCTCGGCTGATCGAGGACATGTCGATCTGCAACGACGCCACGGTCGTCGAGGACGGGTCGCAATGGCGTCTGGTGGGGGAGCCGACCGAAGGCGCGCTGAGCGTCCTCGGGCCCAAGGCCGGGTTCGCGGCCGACGGATGGCGACGGGTCGCGGAGGTGCCGTTCGATCCGGCGACCAAGTACATGGGCGTGCTCGCGAGCGACCCGGGCGGCACTCTCCGCGTGCTCGTCAAGGGCGCGCCGGACCGGGTCCTGGAGCGCTGCGGCTCGCAGACCGGCCCCACCGGCGACCCCGAACCGCTCGACCGGGAGTTCTGGGAGTCACAGATCGACGAGATCGGCGCCGACGGACTGCGGGTGCTCGCCGCCGCCCACGCCCGCCCGGTCCCCGGGACCTCCACGCTGACGCATGCCGACCTCGACGGCGGACTGGAGCTGGCCGGGCTCGTCGGCATCGTCGATCCACCGCGCCCCGAGGCCGTCGATGCGATCACGGTGTGCAGGACGGCGGGCGTGCGGGTGAAGATGATCACCGGCGACCACGCCGGAACGGCGCTCGCGATCGGCCGCGAGATGGGGATCGCGGCGCAGGACACCAACCGGGTCCTGAGCGGCGCGGACCTGGAGGCGATGTCCGCCGAGACCTTGCGCGCCACGGTGCGCGACGTCGACATCTACGCCCGGACCAGTCCCGAGCACAAGCTCCGCATCGTCGCGGCGTTGCAGGCGCACGGCGAGGTCGTGGCGATGACGGGCGACGGCGTCAACGACGCACCCGCGCTGACGCGGGCGGACGTCGGGGTGGCCATGGGCATCAAGGGCACCGAGGCCACCAAGGAGGCGGCGGACATCGTGCTCGCCGACGACAACTTCGCGACCATCGAACGGGCCGTGGAGGAAGGGCGGCGCATCTACGACAACGTGCGGCGATCGCTGCTGTTCCTGCTGCCCACCAACGGCGCCCAGTCGCTCGTGATCCTGATCGCCGTCCTCTTCGGCCTGACACTGCCCCTGCAACCCGTCCAGGTGCTCTGGATCAACATGGTCACCTCGGTGACCCTGGGGCTCGCGCTGGCCAACGAGCGCGCCGAGCACGACATCATGTCCCGCCCGCCACGACGCGCGCGGGAGTCGATCGTCCCGCTCGCGTCCCTGGGGCGCATCGCGGTGGTGGCCGCGCTGATCGGCAGCGCGGCCATGGGCGTGTTCTACTACGAGCACGCTCGCGGCGTCCCGCTCGCGGAGGCCCAGACCACGGCCGTCACCATGCTGGCTCTGGGCCAGCTCGCCTACCTGTTCAACTGCCGGTTCCTGGACCGCTCCAGCCTGACCCCGGCGGTGCTCCGCGGCAATCGGGCCGTGTGGTGGAGCGCCGGCGCCATGATCGGACTGCAGCTGCTGTTCTGCTACGCGCCGTTCGCCCACACCTGGTTCGGCTCCGCGCCCATCGGCCCGCGTGAGTGGGCGATGACGGCGGTGCTCGCGGTGATGATCTTCCTGCTGACCGAGGCCGCCAAGGCGATCACCCGGTCACGGACCCGGACGGCGACCGAGTTGTCGCCGAAGACCTCCAACATCTGA
- a CDS encoding NfeD family protein, with the protein MPAIIWLLVAAALGAAEFLTLTLAFGLLAGAALVAAVVAGLGGAWVLQLAAFAIAGAAGLLIVRPIARQHMSHPPLTSEGSDALVGRRAVVIEDVTADSGLIKLAGETWSARTLDEDHVIPSGAVVDVMEIEGATAIVYPRELLP; encoded by the coding sequence ATGCCGGCGATCATCTGGCTGCTCGTGGCCGCGGCCCTGGGCGCCGCGGAGTTCCTGACGCTCACACTCGCGTTCGGGTTGCTGGCCGGTGCCGCGCTCGTCGCGGCGGTCGTGGCCGGGCTGGGCGGCGCGTGGGTGCTGCAGCTGGCGGCGTTCGCCATCGCCGGCGCGGCCGGGCTGCTCATCGTGCGGCCGATCGCCCGTCAGCACATGAGCCATCCGCCCCTGACCAGCGAGGGGAGCGACGCGCTGGTCGGCAGGCGGGCGGTCGTGATCGAGGACGTCACCGCCGACAGCGGACTCATCAAGCTCGCCGGCGAGACCTGGTCCGCCCGCACGCTCGACGAGGACCACGTGATCCCCTCCGGGGCGGTCGTGGACGTGATGGAGATCGAGGGCGCCACCGCCATCGTGTACCCGCGGGAGCTGCTGCCCTGA
- a CDS encoding ABC transporter permease — MLLIYAVRRLVAALPVLVIVAVLTFLLMSIVPGDPARVLLGDSASTEQLARLRTELGLDDPWLVRFGSWFGGVLRGDLGESVFLSEPVSSIIGKRGLVSLTLAIAAEAVAIVIGIVLGVVAALRRDRWLDRMLSAGSVAGIAVPNFVVAILLIALFAVQLRWLPATGFVAPWDDLGASIRTLALPVAALAIKQAALIARMMRGSMVEVLSSEYLLAARARGLGRVRRVVRHALPNALGPTITVIGVGFGSLVTGTVIIEVVFGIPGMGQLLIDGVRTRDIVLLQGVMLTITAIYVLVMLLTDLAQAWVNPRIKPN, encoded by the coding sequence ATGCTGTTGATCTACGCGGTACGGCGGCTCGTGGCAGCCCTTCCGGTGCTGGTCATCGTCGCCGTCCTCACCTTCCTGCTGATGTCGATCGTGCCGGGCGACCCCGCCCGGGTGCTGCTGGGCGACTCCGCGAGCACGGAGCAGCTCGCGCGGCTGCGCACCGAACTGGGCCTGGACGATCCCTGGCTGGTCCGGTTCGGCTCGTGGTTCGGCGGGGTCCTCCGCGGCGACCTCGGCGAGTCGGTGTTCCTCTCCGAGCCGGTCAGCTCGATCATCGGCAAGCGAGGCCTGGTCTCGCTCACCCTGGCGATCGCGGCCGAGGCGGTCGCCATCGTGATCGGCATCGTCCTGGGAGTGGTGGCGGCGCTGCGTCGCGACCGGTGGCTGGACCGCATGCTGTCGGCCGGGTCGGTCGCCGGCATCGCGGTGCCGAACTTCGTCGTGGCCATCCTCCTGATCGCGCTGTTCGCCGTGCAGCTGCGGTGGTTGCCGGCCACGGGCTTCGTCGCCCCGTGGGACGACCTCGGCGCGAGCATCCGGACGCTCGCGCTGCCGGTCGCCGCCCTGGCGATCAAGCAGGCGGCGCTGATCGCCCGGATGATGCGCGGCAGCATGGTCGAGGTGCTGTCGAGCGAGTACCTGCTCGCCGCCAGGGCGCGCGGTCTCGGCCGCGTCCGCCGCGTCGTGCGGCACGCGCTGCCGAACGCGCTCGGGCCCACCATCACGGTGATCGGCGTCGGCTTCGGCTCCCTGGTGACCGGCACCGTGATCATCGAGGTGGTCTTCGGCATCCCCGGCATGGGCCAGCTGCTCATCGACGGTGTCCGCACCAGGGACATCGTCCTGCTGCAAGGCGTGATGTTGACCATCACGGCGATCTACGTGCTCGTGATGCTCCTGACGGACCTCGCCCAGGCCTGGGTGAACCCGCGCATCAAGCCGAACTGA
- a CDS encoding SPFH domain-containing protein — protein sequence MELLLVLVIVVAAIVVFGVASAVRVVPQARRYNVERFGRYHATLQPGLNFIIPMVDRINTKLDVREHVFTSQPQPVITEDNLVVNIDTVLYYQITDPRAAAYEVANYLQAIDQLTVTTLRNVIGSMDLEKTLTSREVINAQLRTVLDDATGKWGIRVNRVEIKAIDPPSTIKEAMEKQMRAERDKRAVILHAEGERQSKILTAEGTRQQEILEAQGNQQAMILRADGEARAIERVFQAVHLNNADPKVLAYKYLETLPHLADGPNNTFWVIPGELTEAIRSVTGAFGDHSRVGNQPAGDGEQPPAELSHDAQRELTAAAEQATRQAEAAVEDAKAEAAAVESGTDLGSDGNGRL from the coding sequence ATGGAACTGCTGCTGGTACTCGTCATCGTCGTCGCTGCGATCGTCGTGTTCGGCGTCGCGTCGGCGGTTCGCGTGGTGCCGCAGGCCCGCCGCTACAACGTCGAACGGTTCGGCAGGTACCACGCCACCCTGCAACCGGGCCTGAACTTCATCATCCCGATGGTGGACCGCATCAACACCAAGCTGGACGTGCGCGAGCACGTGTTCACCTCGCAGCCGCAGCCGGTGATCACCGAGGACAACCTGGTGGTGAACATCGACACGGTGCTCTACTACCAGATCACCGACCCGCGCGCCGCCGCCTACGAGGTCGCCAACTACCTGCAGGCCATCGACCAGCTCACCGTCACCACCCTGCGCAACGTCATCGGCAGCATGGACCTCGAGAAGACGCTGACCTCGCGCGAGGTGATCAACGCGCAGCTGCGCACCGTCCTCGACGACGCGACGGGGAAGTGGGGCATCCGGGTGAACCGGGTCGAGATCAAGGCCATCGACCCGCCGTCGACCATCAAGGAGGCCATGGAGAAGCAGATGCGGGCCGAGCGCGACAAGCGCGCCGTCATCCTGCACGCCGAAGGGGAGCGGCAGTCGAAGATCCTCACCGCCGAGGGCACCCGCCAGCAGGAGATCCTGGAGGCCCAGGGCAACCAGCAGGCGATGATCCTGCGCGCCGACGGCGAGGCCCGCGCCATCGAGCGGGTCTTCCAGGCGGTGCACCTGAACAACGCCGACCCCAAGGTGCTCGCCTACAAGTACCTCGAGACGCTGCCGCACCTGGCCGACGGCCCCAACAACACGTTCTGGGTCATCCCCGGTGAGCTCACCGAGGCGATCCGGTCGGTCACCGGAGCCTTCGGCGACCACTCCCGCGTCGGCAACCAGCCGGCCGGCGACGGCGAGCAGCCGCCGGCCGAGCTGAGCCACGACGCCCAGCGCGAGCTCACGGCCGCGGCGGAGCAGGCGACGCGGCAGGCCGAGGCCGCCGTCGAGGACGCCAAGGCCGAGGCGGCCGCCGTCGAGAGCGGTACCGACCTCGGCTCCGACGGGAACGGCCGGCTCTGA
- a CDS encoding universal stress protein produces the protein MAGESESRVSTSVIVVGVDGSPDSGVALDWATAEARGRKADLAIVYGLWMPMTAIAFGDASVLPLAEDVHGYGQLVLDAARERVTEQAPDLNVTTSLLMRRPDDALLQVADDGAELIVVGSRGLGGVGSLALGSVSTRVAARASCPVVVVPPGSRHLDGAIVVGVDGSEHSDAALRFALARGRDEQTEVVAVSAYRAPFLPLQDVDPETMSVVGAEERRLALEALHQAVDRARQAIGGPVDVSVRLEEGHPADVLLDLGRDAALLVVGSRGRGPVRSLLLGSISQAVLHQAAGPVAVVRAAPA, from the coding sequence GTGGCCGGTGAGTCTGAGTCGCGCGTGTCCACCTCGGTGATCGTCGTCGGAGTCGACGGCTCTCCTGACAGCGGGGTCGCACTCGACTGGGCGACGGCGGAGGCGCGGGGGCGGAAAGCCGATCTCGCCATCGTGTACGGACTCTGGATGCCGATGACCGCGATCGCGTTCGGCGACGCCTCCGTGCTGCCGCTGGCCGAGGACGTGCACGGCTACGGCCAGCTGGTCCTGGACGCCGCTCGCGAGCGCGTGACCGAGCAGGCACCCGACCTGAACGTGACGACGTCCCTGCTGATGCGCCGCCCCGACGATGCGTTGCTGCAGGTCGCCGACGACGGGGCCGAGCTGATCGTGGTCGGCAGCCGCGGGCTCGGCGGGGTGGGTTCGCTGGCGCTGGGGTCGGTGAGCACCCGCGTCGCCGCGCGCGCCTCGTGTCCCGTCGTCGTCGTGCCGCCGGGGAGCCGGCACCTGGACGGGGCGATCGTCGTGGGCGTCGACGGCTCCGAGCACAGTGACGCCGCGCTGCGTTTCGCCCTGGCACGAGGCAGGGACGAGCAGACGGAGGTCGTGGCCGTGAGTGCCTACCGGGCTCCGTTCCTGCCGTTGCAGGACGTCGATCCCGAGACCATGTCCGTGGTGGGAGCCGAGGAGCGCCGTCTCGCCCTGGAAGCGCTGCACCAGGCGGTCGACCGGGCGCGGCAGGCCATCGGCGGGCCTGTGGACGTGTCGGTGCGGCTCGAAGAGGGTCACCCCGCCGACGTGCTGCTCGACCTCGGCCGTGACGCCGCGCTCCTGGTCGTGGGCTCCCGGGGGCGGGGACCGGTGCGGAGCCTGCTGCTCGGCTCGATCAGCCAGGCGGTGCTGCACCAGGCGGCCGGTCCCGTGGCGGTCGTCCGAGCCGCACCGGCGTAG
- a CDS encoding ABC transporter permease, which translates to MAARRTTLGDAVTGVVAGTAKAGGGARPHRPVGGVRAFLRTVLAGSPLAIVCSSVVVFWVVVAVLGPFLVPGDPLATNVSERLSSPSADHWLGTDEFGRDVAARLVHGAGVSLLLASVTVVVCMVVGTAIGSAAGFYRGLSQVLMRVVDALMAIPGLVLAIVLMAVLGQGLLTIIIALSVVYIPLFARVSFGEVRALKELEFGQAALALGASKWRVLTRHFLPSMSSSLNVQASYVLSTAIITEASLSFLGAGVPPPTPSWGADISAGKSYLFTAPWMLWPAAIALTSLVLAVSLLGDRLRDVLEFRTDRVEV; encoded by the coding sequence ATGGCAGCACGACGCACGACGCTCGGTGACGCGGTGACCGGTGTGGTCGCCGGCACCGCGAAGGCGGGAGGCGGGGCACGGCCGCACCGCCCGGTCGGTGGCGTCCGCGCGTTCCTCCGCACGGTGCTCGCCGGGTCGCCGCTGGCGATCGTCTGCAGCAGCGTCGTGGTCTTCTGGGTCGTCGTCGCCGTCCTCGGACCGTTCCTGGTCCCCGGCGACCCGCTCGCGACGAACGTGAGCGAGCGGCTGTCGTCCCCGTCGGCCGACCACTGGCTCGGCACGGACGAGTTCGGCCGCGACGTCGCCGCCCGGCTGGTGCACGGCGCGGGGGTCTCGCTCCTGCTCGCGTCGGTCACCGTCGTCGTCTGCATGGTCGTCGGCACCGCCATCGGCTCCGCGGCCGGCTTCTACCGCGGGCTCTCCCAGGTCCTCATGCGGGTCGTCGACGCGCTGATGGCCATCCCGGGCCTGGTCCTGGCCATCGTCCTGATGGCCGTCCTCGGGCAGGGCCTGCTCACGATCATCATCGCCCTGTCCGTCGTCTACATCCCGCTGTTCGCCCGGGTCTCCTTCGGCGAGGTCCGGGCACTGAAGGAGCTCGAGTTCGGGCAGGCGGCGCTCGCGCTCGGCGCCAGCAAGTGGCGCGTCCTCACCCGGCACTTCCTGCCGTCGATGAGCTCGTCGCTCAATGTCCAGGCGTCCTACGTCCTGTCCACGGCCATCATCACCGAGGCGAGTCTCAGCTTCCTCGGCGCCGGGGTGCCGCCGCCGACGCCGAGCTGGGGCGCGGACATCAGCGCGGGCAAGAGCTACCTGTTCACCGCGCCGTGGATGCTCTGGCCGGCCGCCATCGCGCTCACCTCGCTCGTGCTGGCCGTGAGCCTGCTCGGCGACCGTCTGAGGGACGTCCTGGAGTTCCGGACCGACCGGGTGGAGGTCTGA
- a CDS encoding oligopeptide/dipeptide ABC transporter ATP-binding protein: MSQSTPVLDVRGLSKRFRQLSPLSRRTVGLIDAMAEVDLRVEAGRTTALVGESGSGKTTLARCVLGLETPDAGVVRIGDLEAHPGRPRAKERAARVQVVFQDPNTSLTPRMELRHIIGEPLVVHRAVSSRRELADRVAEAMESVGIPRDWARRRPSELSGGQRQRVAIARALVLRPSLIVLDEPVSALDVSIQAQIINLLEELQDAYGIGYLLISHDLAIVRAIAHSVYVMYRGRIVESGAPDRVLTTPRHPYTESLLHAEPSHPAWDLDVFDTTAERPGRSDWREGCAFAGRCGRALDVCRGEVPADVGAPDGGVLLCHHPLPSHP, from the coding sequence ATGAGTCAGAGCACACCGGTCCTCGACGTGCGGGGGCTGTCCAAGCGGTTCCGCCAGCTCTCCCCGCTGTCCCGCCGCACCGTCGGGCTCATCGACGCCATGGCCGAGGTCGACCTCCGTGTCGAGGCCGGCCGCACGACGGCGCTGGTCGGCGAGTCCGGCTCCGGGAAGACGACGCTGGCCCGCTGCGTCCTCGGCCTCGAGACCCCCGACGCCGGCGTCGTGCGGATCGGCGACCTCGAGGCCCATCCGGGCCGGCCGCGCGCCAAGGAGCGCGCCGCCCGGGTCCAGGTGGTCTTCCAGGACCCGAACACGTCGCTCACCCCGCGCATGGAGCTGCGGCACATCATCGGCGAGCCGCTCGTCGTGCACCGCGCGGTGTCGAGCCGCCGCGAGCTCGCCGACCGCGTCGCCGAGGCCATGGAGTCGGTCGGCATTCCCCGGGACTGGGCCCGACGCCGTCCCAGCGAGCTGTCCGGCGGGCAGCGCCAGCGCGTGGCCATCGCCCGGGCGCTGGTGCTGCGGCCGTCGCTCATCGTGCTCGACGAGCCGGTGTCGGCGCTCGACGTCTCGATCCAGGCCCAGATCATCAACCTGCTCGAGGAGCTGCAGGACGCGTACGGCATCGGCTACCTGCTGATCAGCCACGACCTGGCGATCGTGCGCGCGATCGCCCACAGCGTCTACGTGATGTACCGCGGCAGGATCGTCGAGAGCGGCGCTCCGGACCGGGTGCTCACGACGCCCCGGCACCCGTACACCGAGTCGCTGCTGCACGCGGAGCCGTCACACCCCGCGTGGGACCTCGACGTCTTCGACACCACCGCCGAACGTCCCGGGCGCTCGGACTGGCGCGAGGGCTGTGCGTTCGCCGGACGGTGCGGCCGCGCCCTCGACGTGTGCCGCGGAGAGGTGCCGGCCGACGTCGGCGCGCCGGACGGCGGCGTCCTCCTGTGCCACCACCCCCTGCCGTCCCACCCGTAG